From Halococcus saccharolyticus DSM 5350, a single genomic window includes:
- a CDS encoding iron-sulfur cluster assembly scaffold protein, which translates to MSMGSDMYRQQILDHYKNPRNYGDLDDPTFSHVGENPMCGDEIKVDVNLADDGETIEYAAFSGEGCAISQASASMLTDELQGMTLDELDELDRDDVIDLLGVDISPMRVKCAVLVEMVAQDGAAIYQGEKTSIEKTTTE; encoded by the coding sequence ATGAGCATGGGTTCGGATATGTATCGCCAGCAGATCCTCGATCACTACAAGAACCCGCGCAACTACGGCGACCTCGACGATCCCACCTTCAGTCACGTCGGCGAGAACCCGATGTGTGGCGACGAAATCAAGGTCGACGTCAACCTCGCCGACGACGGCGAAACCATCGAGTACGCCGCCTTCTCGGGTGAGGGCTGTGCGATCAGTCAGGCAAGCGCGAGCATGCTGACCGACGAGCTTCAGGGGATGACGCTCGACGAACTCGACGAGCTCGACCGCGACGACGTGATCGATCTCCTCGGGGTGGACATCAGCCCGATGCGGGTGAAATGCGCGGTGCTCGTCGAGATGGTGGCCCAGGACGGTGCGGCGATCTATCAGGGCGAAAAGACCTCGATCGAGAAGACCACGACCGAATAG